The sequence below is a genomic window from Pleurocapsa sp. PCC 7327.
GCAAACCAGAAGCAGATGCCCTTTGCATTGAAGCAATTGAGGATGAGACTTTTTAATAGTAACCGGTTACCGTAGGGGCGGGTTTGGCCAAGAGTTTGTTTGTAAATCTGGAAGCACGAGACTAAACCCGCCCGTACAATTTTACATTCAGCGGATTCGATTTAAGAGATAAGAACGGGAAAATGGGTTCCCGCGTTTTTTGTTTGTAGAAAGGTAGAATAACTAAGATCTAGACACATTAATAGACGCTAGCTTGCAGCGCTTTGAGTTGAGAATAATATGGGTAATGACTCTAGCATCTATGTCGAACATTTAAGTAAAATTTACGGTTCGACTGCCGCTATCCAAGATGTGGATTTCTCGGTGGCAACGGGAGAAATTCTGGGTTTTCTCGGTCCCAACGGTGCGGGAAAAACCACGACGATGCGGATTTTGTCGGGATACATCCCCGCTACCACGGGAACGGCAAAAATTGCGGGATATGATGTCCACGAACAGTCGATGGAGGTACGGCGACGCATTGGCTATTTACCGGAAAATCCGCCGCTGTATCCCGATATGACGGTAGAGGGGTTTTTAACCTTTGTCGCTCGGATTAAAGGGGTTAATGCGGGCGATCGCGCTTCAAAAGTCAATTTTGCCATAGAACGCTGTCAGTTGAAAGAAAAGCGTAAAGTTGTAATCCGCAAGCTTTCTAAAGGTTATAAGCAGCGAGTTGGCATCGCGCAAGCCATCGTTCACGATCCGCCTGTTATTATCTTGGACGAGCCAACGGTCGGTCTAGATCCCAAACAAATCATCGAGGTGCGCAATCTGATTAAAAGTTTGGCAGGTCAGCACACGATAATTCTTTCTACCCATATTCTGCCAGAAGTGAGCATGACCTGCGATCGCGTTGCGATTATCAATCGCGGCAAAGTTGTCGCCACCGATACTCCCGACAATCTCATGTCGCAGCTTAGCGAGAGTGCCGGATACGAACTGGAAGTCGAGGGAGATGCGACTGGTGCGCAACCACTACTTGAGATTCTTCCTGGCGTATCTAGAATAGCGATCGATCGCTCAGAAAATCGCGATCGCGCGATCGTCCGCATTACCTGCCAACCCAATGTAGAACCAGGTCGAGAAATTGCTAATTTAATTGTGAGTCAAGGACTGGGATTGTATGAAATGCGACGCACTCGTCCTACACTGGAAGATGTTTTCCTAAATCTAATTACAGAAGAACCCGTCGTCCCTTCTCAAGAAAAAGAATCAAATGACCAATGACCAATGACCAATGATTATTG
It includes:
- a CDS encoding ABC transporter ATP-binding protein, which produces MGNDSSIYVEHLSKIYGSTAAIQDVDFSVATGEILGFLGPNGAGKTTTMRILSGYIPATTGTAKIAGYDVHEQSMEVRRRIGYLPENPPLYPDMTVEGFLTFVARIKGVNAGDRASKVNFAIERCQLKEKRKVVIRKLSKGYKQRVGIAQAIVHDPPVIILDEPTVGLDPKQIIEVRNLIKSLAGQHTIILSTHILPEVSMTCDRVAIINRGKVVATDTPDNLMSQLSESAGYELEVEGDATGAQPLLEILPGVSRIAIDRSENRDRAIVRITCQPNVEPGREIANLIVSQGLGLYEMRRTRPTLEDVFLNLITEEPVVPSQEKESNDQ